The following coding sequences are from one Coffea arabica cultivar ET-39 chromosome 11e, Coffea Arabica ET-39 HiFi, whole genome shotgun sequence window:
- the LOC113719599 gene encoding ABC transporter B family member 11: MENKHCNQLMTEEICLDGSTVNDQNTSLKASGNQENPDNGRKEKEMADKVPFYKLFSFADPADYVLMVVGTIAAAGAGICLFLTTGTLGEMLNSFGETLDRKQVVHEVSKVSSKYVYLALGFGAASFSQVACWTVTGQRQAARIRSLYLQSLLTQDIAFFDKDPSTGEIIERISVDTITIQDAIGEKVGRFIQLSASVVGGFASAFNKGWLLSLVLLSSIPPLILTSSVTIIQPAKQASRGQAAYSVAATVVEQTLSSIRTVASFTGEKQAIAKYGKSLNKAYNSGVQEGLAAGFGFGLFMFFYYCIYALAIWFGSKMIAEKQYSGGDVLNVTLSVLTGSFFVGQASPCLSAFASGQSVGFKIYQIMKRKPDISPSNSDGLKLDNMTGTIELKDIYFSYPARLHEQIFSGFSLFIPSGTTTALVGQSGQEKSTVLSLIERFYDPQAGEVLIDDINIKEFQLKWIRSKIGLVSQEPVLFALSIRDNIAYGKDNASPEEIQAAAEHANAAKFIDKLPQGLDTMVGSHGIQMSGGQKQRIAIARAILKDPRILLLDEATSAPDAESERTLQEALDGVMVNRTTVIVAHRLSTVKNADEIAVIDQGKIVEKGSHTELLQDPEGAYSQLIRQQQLNKGPDDGIVDNHDKSEIKVDSGRHLNQRISYLESTSQCSSVVGSSSRHSFSISIDMPETEVGESKKSVSMPSKMEQQVPLYRLAYLNKPEIPELLLGSLAAVITGSMLPILGVILSRGIKTFYDPAHELHKNSRFWALMLVVLGVASLLATPLKAYYFAVAGCKLIKRIRLKCFEKIVYMDISWFDREENSSGRIGSQLSIDATSVGSLVGESLSMLVQNSATGFAGLLIGFAASWRLSLIVISMLPLIGFNGYMYSKALSGYSANAKKLYEEATQVAIDAVRSIRTVASLSAEDKVISLYEKKCNGPATTGIKRGLYGAVGYGLSMFLLYSIYATIFYAGAQFVEAGKITFSDVFQVFYGLTMAAIAISQSSKLSPDSSKARSGAASIFALLDLNSPIDSSKTSGITLDNVKGEILFQHVSFKYPNRPDVQILKDLCLAIESCQTLALVGDSGSGKSTVISLLQRFYDPDSGEITLDGMELRTLNLKWLRQQMGLVSQEPVLFNGTIRANIAYGKEGSAAEAEIISAAEKANAHNFVSSLQQGYDTIIGERGKQLSGGQKQRVAIARAIIKSPKILLLDEATSSLDAESENVAQDALVQAMEGKTTIVVTHRLSTIKGADLIAVVKNGVIQEKGNHESLISIADGIYASLVEQYACAPST, from the exons ATGGAGAACAAGCACTGCAATCAATTAATGACTGAGGAAATTTGCTTGGATGGAAGCACAGTTAACGACCAAAACACTTCACTGAAAGCGTCAGGCAATCAAGAAAATCCAGATAATGGtcgaaaagaaaaggaaatggccGATAAAGTTCCATTCTACAAGCTGTTCTCCTTTGCCGATCCTGCTGACTATGTCCTAATGGTTGTTGGTACAATCGCAGCAGCTGGAGCTGGGATTTGTCTGTTCCTTACGACTGGGACACTGGGAGAGATGTTAAATTCGTTTGGTGAAACACTGGACAGAAAGCAAGTTGTACATGAAGTGTCAAAG GTATCTTCAAAGTATGTGTACTTGGCTCTGGGATTTGGAGCAGCATCGTTCTCTC AGGTAGCTTGCTGGACAGTCACAGGACAGAGGCAGGCTGCTCGGATAAGAAGTTTATACCTGCAATCTTTATTAACGCAAGATattgcattttttgataaaGACCCTAGTACAGGAGAGATTATTGAGAGGATATCAGTTGATACTATTACTATCCAAGATGCCATTGGTGAAAAG GTCGGAAGATTCATACAGTTGTCGGCTTCTGTTGTTGGAGGCTTTGCCTCAGCTTTTAACAAGGGTTGGTTGCTCTCCTTGGTCTTGTTATCTTCAATTCCGCCACTCATCCTTACGTCCTCTGTAACGATCATCCAACCAGCGAAACAAGCATCCCGCGGACAAGCAGCCTATTCAGTAGCAGCAACAGTGGTTGAACAGACTCTTAGCTCAATTAGAACG GTTGCATCTTTTACAGGGGAGAAGCAAGCAATTGCCAAATATGGCAAATCCCTAAATAAAGCTTACAATTCAGGAGTGCAAGAGGGATTGGCAGCTGGTTTCggttttggtcttttcatgtTCTTTTACTACTGTATTTATGCCTTAGCCATATGGTTTGGATCCAAAATGATTGCCGAAAAACAATATTCTGGAGGAGATGTCCTGAATGTAACGCTTTCTGTGCTAACTGGATCCTT TTTTGTTGGGCAAGCATCCCCTTGCTTGAGTGCATTTGCATCAGGACAATCTGTAGGTTTTAAAATATATCAGATAATGAAGAGAAAGCCAGATATCAGTCCTTCCAATTCAGATGGACTGAAATTAGATAATATGACCGGCACTATAGAATTGAAGGATATCTATTTCAGTTATCCAGCAAGGCTACATGAACAGATATTTAGTGGATTTTCTCTCTTCATACCAAGTGGAACAACTACAGCATTGGTTGGACAAAGTGGACAAGAAAAATCAACCGTTCTCAGCCTTATCGAGAGGTTTTATGATCCTCAAGCAGGTGAAGTTCTGATAGATGATATTAATATCAAAGAATTTCAGCTCAAGTGGATCAGAAGCAAAATTGGTCTTGTCAGCCAGGAACCTGTATTGTTTGCCCTGAGCATTAGGGATAATATTGCATATGGAAAGGATAACGCAAGTCCCGAAGAAATACAAGCTGCTGCAGAACATGCCAATGCTGCTAAGTTCATTGACAAATTACCTCAG GGACTAGACACGATGGTTGGTTCGCATGGAATTCAGATGTCAGGGGGGCAAAAGCAGAGAATTGCCATAGCTAGAGCAATTTTGAAAGACCCCAGAATTCTACTATTGGATGAAGCCACAAGTGCTCCTGATGCAGAATCTGAGAGGACTTTGCAAGAAGCTCTGGATGGGGTTATGGTCAACCGAACAACTGTCATTGTGGCACATCGTTTGAGCACTGTGAAGAATGCAGATGAAATTGCTGTTATTGATCAAGGAAAGATCGTTGAAAAAG GTTCGCATACTGAGCTACTACAAGATCCTGAAGGAGCATATTCCCAGCTCATACGGCAACAACAGCTTAATAAAGGACCAGATGATGGCATTGTCGATAATCATGATAAATCAGAGATCAAAGTAGATTCTGGAAGACATTTGAACCAGAGAATTTCCTATCTGGAATCCACAAGTCAGTGCTCATCTGTAGTAGGTAGCAGCAGCCGTCACTCATTCTCCATTTCAATTGATATGCCAGAAACAGAAGTGGGAGAATCAAaaaaatcagtttccatgcCATCAAAAATGGAACAACAAGTTCCACTTTACCGCTTGGCCTATCTtaacaaaccagaaattccagAACTATTGCTTGGTTCCTTGGCAGCTGTTATTACTGGTTCAATGTTGCCAATTCTTGGGGTAATTCTATCAAGAGGAATCAAGACATTCTATGACCCTGCTCATGAACTTCATAAGAATTCAAGATTCTGGGCATTAATGTTAGTAGTTCTTGGGGTGGCTTCCTTGTTGGCAACACCATTAAAAGCATACTATTTTGCTGTGGCAGGATGTAAGCTAATCAAACGTATTCGATTGAAGTGCTTTGAGAAAATAGTTTATATGGACATAAGTTGGTTTGACAGGGAGGAGAATTCAAGTGGTAGAATTGGCTCCCAGCTTTCAATTGATGCAACATCTGTGGGAAGTCTAGTCGGTGAATCACTTTCCATGCTTGTTCAGAACAGTGCAACAGGTTTTGCAGGCCTACTTATTGGTTTTGCAGCAAGCTGGCGGTTATCTCTGATAGTAATATCCATGTTACCATTGATTGGCTTCAATGGGTATATGTACTCGAAAGCCTTGAGTGGATATAGTGCTAATGCAAAG AAGTTATACGAGGAAGCCACTCAAGTAGCCATTGATGCAGTCAGAAGTATTAGGACAGTTGCATCCCTTTCTGCAGAGGATAAGGTGATATCCTTGTATGAGAAGAAATGTAACGGCCCTGCCACAACAGGAATAAAACGAGGATTGTATGGTGCTGTAGGATACGGTTTGTCCATGTTCCTCCTGTATTCTATCTATGCAACCATTTTCTATGCTGGAGCTCAATTTGTTGAGGCTGGCAAGATAACCTTTAGTGACGTTTTCCAG GTTTTTTATGGCTTGACCATGGCTGCCATTGCTATATCTCAATCAAGTAAACTTAGTCCAGACTCTAGCAAAGCAAGAAGTGGTGCTGCTTCCATCTTTGCACTGCTTGACCTGAATTCACCTATAGACTCGAGCAAAACCTCAGGAATTACATTAGACAATGTGAAGGGAGAAATACTATTTCAGCATGTCAGCTTCAAATATCCAAATAGACCTGATGTTCAGATTCTTAAAGATCTTTGTTTGGCTATTGAGTCTTGCCAG ACACTTGCTCTGGTTGGAGATAGTGGGAGTGGAAAATCTACTGTCATTTCACTACTGCAAAGATTTTATGATCCTGATTCTGGTGAAATCACACTAGATGGAATGGAACTAAGAACACTGAATTTGAAATGGTTAAGGCAGCAGATGGGATTAGTAAGTCAGGAACCTGTTTTATTTAATGGCACAATCCGTGCTAACATTGCATATGGCAAAGAAGGTAGTGCCGCAGAAGCTGAAATCATATCTGCAGCAGAAAAAGCAAATGCTCACAATTTTGTCAGCAGTTTACAACAG ggcTACGACACAATAATAGGTGAAAGAGGGAAACAATTATCAGGTGGCCAGAAGCAAAGAGTGGCCATTGCCCGAGCAATTATAAAGTCCCCCAAGATTTTACTTCTTGATGAGGCCACTAGTTCTCTTGATGCTGAATCTGAAAATGTAGCTCAAGATGCATTGGTTCAAGCTATGGAGGGTAAAACCACAATAGTGGTGACACACAGGCTCTCCACAATTAAGGGCGCAGACTTGATTGCAGTTGTTAAAAATGGTGTGATTCAGGAGAAAGGGAACCATGAAAGCTTGATTAGTATAGCAGATGGCATCTATGCTTCTCTTGTAGAACAATATGCCTGTGCTCCATCTACATGA